In Trichomycterus rosablanca isolate fTriRos1 chromosome 2, fTriRos1.hap1, whole genome shotgun sequence, the genomic window ACGACGATCATACGCAGGGCTTTTTGCCGGCGTGGCCACAGACCTCTGTGCTTTTGTGCCCTCATAAGGATGCGCACTATCAACGAGTAGCACAAGCCGATGATCGAAAAAGGCACCAGGAATCCGATGGTCACTTCCAGCCACTGGATCTCAAAGACGTTGGCGAAGCAGAAGTGGACCTCACCCGTGTGCTGCGTCTGCACGATGGTAAAGGGAAGCAGGGTGGCCAGGATGGAGGCCATCCAGATGAGGCTGCAGCTGAGTTTGGCGTGCTGCATGGTACGCAATGGTCTGCTGCTCATTGAGTTAGCTAGGGCCACATAGCGGTCAAAACTCATCCAGGTCAGGAAGAAGATGCTGCTGTACATGTTGACTTGCAGGAACAGGGACATGAAGGTGCAGAGAACGGCATAGTCGTAGTACTTCTCATTCAGGTTGAAGACCTCAATGAGGGAATCAGCGACTAAAATGAGATCTGCTACTGCCAGGTTAATGAAGTAAAGGTCAGGTATGGTCATCTTTTCTCGATGGTTGAGGTTAACTACGAGTATGAGGATGTTTCCAATAAAGCCAATAGGGAAGAGTAGGATTGTGTAAAGGCAAGACAGGAAAAGACCAATAACATAAAATTCATAGATGTCCGAGTTCTCCTTCAGACCTGTTGAGTTGAAGTCAAATGAAGCGTTTAAGTGTGCACTACTATTCTGATAAATCTGAATCAGAGTGGTTGTCTGCTCATCCATACTGACAAACTGTCTGTACTGCATGCCCTAAATCATAGGTCAAATACTTCACTAATGCTACATACTGCATTTGAGTGCATGCCAGTCTCACCACTCTAGAAGAATCTCTCATTTAGGCCAGAGTTTCCATTCCTTAGCAGTTGAATCTTACAACAATTCCCAGGACATTGCTTCTTGAGACCAGACTCTCATGGGAATAGATGCCAATATGCACCTTCATGTTGCATTTTAGTCCTTTCACCCATAGAGGCTGCCTGGACTTGTGTGATCCATGACACTGAAATGTGGGATCTCTCTCTAGGGCATACACTCTTTATGCTTCTTCTTTTGCACGACTTGTTCCTCACACGTTTTAATTCCAGCGCTTATTCGCCTCCTCCAGTCCACAAGCATGATTATTCACCAGGGAGCAGCCGATGACGCTATTACAGTGACACCTAATCTAGTGAGACAGAAGAAGAGAGGAAACGAGAGAGAGAAAGCAGAAAGAAGTAATTACAACAGGAAAAACATACCATGCACACTGCTCCAATACTTCACCTGGCATCAATATGTGTCTCTTTTCGATGCCTCTGACAtcaaaatacttttgtttaatactttactttgtcattttattgttacatttattaattatcagcATTATCAGCATCTTAATTATCCCGCACCATTAAAGTCATTACATATTAATTATGTAAGAATGCATTTGATTTTAAGTCATTAGCTAAAACCATTTTGCTTTGTTTACCTTCAAGCAATGGTTCTGCTCCAGGGAAATCAAACACAAGGAAATGAATGAAACAGATTGAAAGGCGCTTTGAGATCCTTCTACAACAGTACCTCAGTTGGTATTGCTTTTAACATATGCTAGTGATATTAGTAAATATGTTTTCCTCCCAATGTAGTCATATCCAAGTGTAACTTCCATGACCCCTGCAGAATCCTATCCTGAATGAAGAGAGCTGTTGACTCAAATCACTTGCACACAGTGGCCGACCGATACTTTTCATCAAATTGAAGCTGCACCATGCATGAAGAGTCATGCACTCCTATCTATAAATCAACTTTCTCTCATGCAGCCGCCTTGAACAGTCAGCAGAGGaagcaattgcagcagcaatgaggaactcACTTGACTATATTCTCTCAAaaacagccagtcatgtctgtgtgggtaccTGGCCAGttgaagaagaatgcctttatttgttatatatacatacaccgatcagccataacattaaaaccacctctttgtttctacactcactgaccattttatcagcactacttaccatatagaagcactttgtttaataggagtgtccaatagagtggacagtgagtggacatggtatttaaaacctctatcagcattgctgtgtctgatccactcataccagcacaacacacactaacacaccaccaccatgtcagtgtcactgcagtgctgagaatgatccaccacctaaataatacttgctctgtggtggtcctgtgggggtcctgaccattgaagaacagggtgaaagcagcctaaaaaaccatgcagacaaacagatggactacagtcagtaattgtagaacttcaaagtgcttctatatggtaagtggagctgataaaatgaacagtgagtgtagaaacaaggaggtggttttaatgttattgctgatcagtgtatacaggtgtacagtacaacgaaattctttcttcgcatatcccagcttgtttggaagctgtgttTAGAGCACAGGGTCCTGGAGGGTTAAGGggctttgcttaagggcccaacagtggctgcatggcaaagctgggatttgaactctcaacctttcagttgaaagcccaaagctttacccactaggctaccactgtaccacaCAACTGAGGTTTTGACCTCAAAATTAGCAGTGCTAGATGGTGCATTTTAAGCTGGTGCACCACCAGAGCACCCCAAAACTTCTTCCTTTACAGAAATTGGCTTACTTCTATGTTTTTGTCCATGTCAAATTCCAAGCTTTGACAAACTTGGCTAAGCTAGCTTCTTGTAAACTTAGGGTAGCAAATTTGTATATGTTTTGAGATCTACTATGCAATCTTGCAAAAACTACAATAAACATACAATAAGCTTTGTAaggtatttatgtattttaggaTTTATTTCAGAAATTCGTTTTACcacaaaaataacatttaaattgtttatgcactcaggtggcgcagcggtaaaattcactagcacaccagagctgacatctcaaacttgtgagtttttttttaatgcattttctccctattttcctcctgatttagtgcactcaatttgtcttccgctactgagggatacccgattgcatccgaggagagcacgtcgctgtacacgcctcttccggcacaggcacagccctcctcttctcgccgctgcactctgcacaggcgtctcttccaccaatcagggtccttacacagcgtatgaagatcccaccccacacatagtccggcccccaccctgcagatacggtgccaattagtatctgctgcaatccggtaattggatacaactagattgggaggaaattgggggggaaatgctaaaaaaattggaaaataAATTCAACTCTTCTAagtcttacattaaaaagcattAAGACTCCTACATTAAAAAGCAATTTATTGCATTCTTGTATAAAAATTCAACAGTCTTGAAGTGAAAGtgcttacattaaaaagcatttATCTCTAACATCATTCATTGATTAGATTTTTGCAAGTCTATTAAAAGTAATTGAAACCAATCAACTGATCGAAAACATGGcatttaaaatatgtatatattagttTTAATGTGATAGGGGGAGCTCTATATGCTTGTACTTTGTAAACAAAGCAAATACATCATTTCAAGCTTTTAAAATCCGGTGCAGTTCTCTTTTCTTCAGCCCTTCTGTTGAATATCATCAAAGATGCAAAAGTATAGCTCTAATGAGAATGATAATCAGGTGTGTCCAAGAGAACCTTGACCTTTAATAGGTGATCACAGCTCCTCAGTCTGCTCCTTCCCAACTGAGGAACGCTGTGAAATATTAATGTGCTTCACATAAAACACACCTTCACTGCCACTACTCACCAGCTCAACATACGTGCACTAAATTTTAATCAGACCAACAACTTCACTTGTAAAGATGCTAAGAGAATTAAGCCAAATAGAACAAATTGAAACACAATAGCAGATATACGGATGTAATTGTAATTAGATATAACGTATTATCCACCTAGGCCAGCTGTAAATAATATGACCTTTCACAGCAAAGCCCTGGCTTAGGGATCAGGTTCCCAGTGAAACTGATTGAAGCAGAGAAGGCAAAGACGTGCAAACAGGTTGCTAAAATTAGCCTTCTTTATTTTGAGAATTACGCAGATGTCTGGACAAGAATCAAGAACTTCAGAGAATGTCACCAATACAAATTGTTTTATCAAGAAGAAAACTCTTCTTATAGTTAATTCTAGAGAAAACTAATATACAAATTGATATGAGagattttaattgttaaaatAAGCTTTGCATTCAGAACATGTATGTAGAATATGTGCAGATCATGCTTGTAAAGCAAACTGGCATTTTATAGTGGGGGAATAggtgtaataaaataatgtaatttgcTATTGTGCATATATCCACCTCACGTTTACACTCATAATGTCTTTTAACTTTGTCTGAATAAATATGAACACAGTATgtatttatgaaataaaaccacctccttgtttctacactcactgtccattttatcagctccacttaccatatagaagcactttgtagttctacaataactgactgtagtccatctgtttctctgcatgctttgttagccccctttcatgctgttcttcaatggtcaggactctcccaggaccaccacagagcaggtataatttgagtggtggatcattttcagcactgtagtgacactgacatggtggtggtgtgttagtgtgtattgtgccggtatgagtggatgtgacacagcagcgctgatggagtttttaaactgagaatagtccaccaaccaaaaacatccagccaacagtgccatatgggcagcgtcctgtgacaactgatgaaggtctagaagatgaccaactcaaacagcagcaatagatgagcaattgtctcagactttacatcttcaaggtggaccaactagttaggagtgtctaatagagtggacagtgagtggacacggtatttaaaaactcaagcagcgctgctgtgtttgatccactcataccagcacaacacacacttacacaccaccaccatgtcagtgtcactgcagtgctgagaatgatccaccacctaaataatacctgctctgtaatggtcccgtggggatcctgaccattgaagaacagggtgaaagcagactaaaaaagtatgtaaaacagatggactacagtcagtaattgtagaactacaaagtgcttctatatggtaagtggagctgataaaatggacagtgagtgtagaaacaaggcggtggttttaatgttatggctgatcagtgtatgaatgGCACTTCATAAATTGGATGGAAAAATGTACACAGTAGGATGCAAAATAAAGGGGGACGAGCTTCTTAAAGCTCtcagagacaaaaaaaaaacattttatatcaaCCCTAAATGGAAAAACTTCAGAGCCATAGCAATCTAAAACATCCTCGTCAGTACAGATGACATTCCAAAAATGGAAAGTGCTTGGACCACACAAGATTTCACAGCATGCTCTCAGACTATTGATTTAAACGTAAAAAAAAGACAGCAGTAACTCAAAAAAGTTGCAGGATGACCTAAAACAGCAAGAACAGCAGTAAACAAAATTTCACAACCTACACAAAATCTCTTTGCTAAAAAGAAGTGCAGAATTAACACACAGAACTTCAGACAAATGAGAACAGTTTTAGGATCAAACTAAACCAGAATATTTTGGCAAAACAATTATGAATATAATTACAAGAGCATCTTACATACAGTAAGGTATAAAAGTGGAAGCATCATAATATGGGGCTTCTCCTTTACACTTTGTACAtcaactgactgtagtccatctgtttctctgcatgcttcgttagcccccccttcatgctgttctttaatggtcaggactctcccaggaccactacaaagcaggtgttatctaggtggtggatcattatcagcactgcagtgacactgacatggtggtggtgtgttagtgtgtgttgtgctggtatttgtggataagacacagcaatgctgatagagtttttaaatgcctcactgtcactgctggactgcgaatagtccaccaacctaaaatatccagctaacagtgccatatgggcagcgtcctgtgaccactgataaagggctagaagatgaccaactcaaacaacaatagatgagcgatcgtctctgactttacatctacaaggtggacacggtatttaaaaactccagcagcgctgctgtgtctgatccactcatgccagaacaatacacactaacacaccaccaccatgtcattgtcactgcagtgctgagaatgatccaccacctaagtaatacctgctctgtggtggtcctgtggtagtcctgaccattgaagaacagggtgaaagcaggctaaaaaggtatgtagagaaacagatggactacagtcagtaattgtagaactacaaagtgcttctatatgataagtggagctgataaaatggacagtgagtgttgaaacaaggaggtggtttgaatgttatggttgatcggtgtatatctgaaTGTTTTAACATGATAATGACTTCAAAGATAAAGCCAAATAATTTGCTTGGTTTCTAAAAAAACATGGTCCATCCCAATTTCTTGCTTTGGGTACCACTGAAAATGTATTGTGAATTTTGTACTAGAGTTAGAAAGACTCTCAAATTGGTGGGATTTTAAAGAGCACTTGGCAGGAATTAGTTATAATTGAACCACAATGCAGCAACAATTGGGACCTTTTGTAAAATGcgtaataaacatttatttaactgacgaAAATTAAAAGTGTCCATTTTTGTTCCAGTGTTTTTCAGTGTCTTCACTAATtggcttcattgtattttgtaaatagaacacatttagaattgtatgcctgcaacacactccaaaaaataaggaaaacagttcatagaatattcaagttaaagtgttccacaataagcaggtgagttggtaacaggtgaaggaAACataattgggtataaagggagaatccaccaaaggatcagtctttacaagcaatgatgggttgtggctcactactttgtgccaaactttaggagagaattgccaatcagtataaaaagaacattttttcagtgcaagataaataataaataatttagtctttcaccatctactgtttataatattgtgaaaagattcagggatctGAAAAGATCTCAGTCAGTTTTGGGTAAAGTTGGAGCCCattgttaaatgtgtgtgacctttcagGTCAGTGAGCTCTCAGATAGCACTTCATGACCGTCATGCTACTGTATTAAATCTAGCCACATTGGCTCGAGAGTACACTAGGCAagcattgtcacttaacacagtccactgcTGCATCAGCAAATGTAAGCTAAAACTTTACATAATGtttattagggcagttgtagcctaatggttaagatactggactagtaatcaaatggtcgctggttcaagcccaccacagctaggttgctactgttggacccttgagcaaggcctttaaccctcaattgctcagactgtatactgtcacaactgtaagtcactttggataaaagcgtctgctaaatgtttatTACACAAATAGAAAGTCATACATCAATTCTTTGCAGAAATGCCTCAGAGCTCCCTGGCCCAAGCTAATCTCAGATTTCTGGGGCCAGACAAGTACACAGTTCAGCTTGTCTTTAGGAATAAATAGATGTTGAGTTCTCTTTGCTCAAGATGAGAGGACTATGCAGACTGTGATCagtaaaggtgcaaaagccagcatctgtcatggtatgggggtgcatcagtgcccttggcattGGCAATCTGCAAATGTGTGAAGGTATTTTAatgagacacatgctgccatcaagatgATTTTTTTCACCTGGAAAGTCGAGGATTATTTcagcaacaattagtgtcctcagttcccaaaccaaacCATTTGGTGTTGTAAGcatcaaattatttatttatttatgtattagggtttaacatcatgttttacacaccttggttacattcatgacagaacaggttactgtttacacaagattcatcagttcacaagtttgtcaaacacagtcatggacaattttgtatctccaatttacctcacttgcatgtctttggactgtgggaggaaactggagcacccagaggaaacccatgtagacacggggaggacagctccacctggggatcgaacccaggaccttcttgctgtgaggcgacactgctacccaccgagccactgtgccacccacagGCATCcaattctaaatgtatttatatttataaatgactGTGGACATGCCAAAATTGTGATTGCCTACAATGCCTTTGCACTAATGCAATAatgttattatactgtacataataacATTGGACATCCCTTCCCCTTAAACATAGTCAATCATATCTGCATAGACGCCTGGGTGGccagtttttgttatttaatatatactGCTTAAAAACCAAGGGAATAGTAATTACACGTCAGCTCTTAATACAACAAAGTTTCAAgttaaacatatttactgataaaAATTGTGTAATTTGTTGGATGACATAACAACCATCAATGGTTACCAATATCATTAACTTATTGAGGCCTGGATTCAAAATCACTCtgaaaattaaagtaaaaaatgaaATCACAGGCTGATCCAATTTGCGTCGAATTGTGACTCAGTAGTGCGTATGGCCCTCAACgtctgggcatgctcctgatgagatGCCGGGTGGTGTCCTGGGGAACCTTCTCCCAGACCTGGTTCAGGGCATTATTGAgcttctggacagtctgtggcgCTACATTGCCGACATTTAATTCACTGATACATAATGTCCCAGAGGTTATTAAGTGGATTCAGGTCTGAGGAACATGAGGGCCAGTTAATGGAATCAATGCCTTTGTCATTCAGAaactgcctacacactctggccacatgaggccgggcattgtcctgcaccaggaagaacccagggcccactgcacAAGCATAAGGTCTGATAATGGCTCTGAGGATTCATCCTCAGATTTCATCCTCGTATCTAACAGCAGTCAGTGTACGATTGGCTATTATGTGGAGGTGTGTGCGACCCTCCAAGGATTTGCCATCCCAGATCATCACTGACCCAATGCCAAATTggtcatgctggatgatgttgcaggcagcatagCATTTATTACGCCGTCAAAAGAGTCTTTCATGTCTGTCACATTTTCCCTTAATTTTTGTTCTTTGGCCAGTGCATCTATTTATTTCTTATGTATACTTATAATGTATTTTGACTTTGTACTACAAATATGAATTTAAAGGATTTATTAATAAGTATAAACTTAAGTCTGTCTAGAAATGTTTATGCGAACAAAAGTATGGACAAATTATTGACATCACATTCTGAAACTGCAGGCATTAATACAGAGTCTTTTCTTTTGTAGCTATATCAGAcaccactcttctggaaaggtgTTCCATGTGcctatgggaatttgtaccaTTCCAGTCAAAAAGCCGTATGTAACACAATGTTAGACTGAAATCCCTGTCTGTCTTGCAATGACTATTCcaatttattttaaagcttttagtaGGATTGAGGTCTTTGTTCAAGTAATAGTATCATATTAACAATAGTAACCAGCCTAAacaagctcaagttatgacacCACAAATATTTGCTCCTGCAAAACAGTGCCATGCAATAACACCAATTGTGTCACTAGAAAAGGCAGTTGCAGAATGACCTGAAAGCAGTAGCaacaacagtaacagtaacaacaAAAACAGAATCATAATTGCCTCTTCAACCCCATGTAAAAATCCTCTGTTAAAAACGAAGTAAAGCAAAACTGAACCTGAAAACATGATGAACATTTAACAAACAACTTTAAACAATCAACTAGAATAGCTCAGGTCTGGTTTCTAAAAAAGAAAATGCTTGCTTGGCCTAGCCAGTATCCTGTTTTTCATAACGGATTTTGAAATTTAGAGTCTATCAAAGGGAGCCTCATAATCGAGGAACTGAATACAAAAAGTGTGCCAAAACCACTGTTAAAAAAAGCTACATatttccagctttgcagcaaagAACAAATGTTATGCATTTCTAGTGACTGAATGTTGTTTTCCCTCCATCAATGTAATTTTTTAATGCAATGTTTTGTTTATCAATACatatacatactttttaagtaTAAATAAGTTTAAAGTTAAGTTTAAAGCGGATATAAactctaaaatgtattaaataacaaaaacaaatgtggttaAATACTTTTCCctcactgtaaaataaaaatcaatatcaACATTTACCTAATCCAAATGtaaattgattaaaaaaatacaattattctTCAAGTTACATTTTTGGAGCAGCCAGTTGAAATGTAGTTTTTGTAACTTTTTTAACCTTGTTTAAACTATTGAATTTATGTCATTATGATGGAAAAACTATGGTTAAAGAATAGCTTTAAATTAAAAGTTAAAGAAGTATTGCACTGTTTACACAACAAGAATCACTCATTTCTACACAGTAGTTAAATGAATAATCTGAAGTTTTATAAGTATTTGACTAAAAACATTGGCaaggaggtttttaattatattttcttcttttataaataattat contains:
- the gper1 gene encoding LOW QUALITY PROTEIN: G-protein coupled estrogen receptor 1 (The sequence of the model RefSeq protein was modified relative to this genomic sequence to represent the inferred CDS: substituted 1 base at 1 genomic stop codon), producing MIXGMQYRQFVSMDEQTTTLIQIYQNSSAHLNASFDFNSTGLKENSDIYEFYVIGLFLSCLYTILLFPIGFIGNILILVVNLNHREKMTIPDLYFINLAVADLILVADSLIEVFNLNEKYYDYAVLCTFMSLFLQVNMYSSIFFLTWMSFDRYVALANSMSSRPLRTMQHAKLSCSLIWMASILATLLPFTIVQTQHTGEVHFCFANVFEIQWLEVTIGFLVPFSIIGLCYSLIVRILMRAQKHRGLWPRRQKALRMIVVVVLVFFICWLPENVFISIQLLQGTVDPSKRSATILYHDYPLTGHIVNLAAFSNSCLNPIIYSFLGETFRDKLRLYVKQKASWSVVYRFCHHTLDLNIPVRSESEV